A portion of the Sebastes fasciatus isolate fSebFas1 chromosome 2, fSebFas1.pri, whole genome shotgun sequence genome contains these proteins:
- the LOC141758083 gene encoding interleukin-1 receptor-like 1, producing the protein MMKTETFLRLLIFLLTSLTGVCPRRPREIRVKAGEMVALYCPRDRGYNPDDAKVMWTSYTTQEMDLTNVSPAEQRQMGVLVHGRSLVIFSASVNHRGNYSCSLGNASHQFWFRLMVGSTQTESKERTQYPQTCNIGEACKLHCPDVNIPAVSIPNITSNGIIWHKEGESLQKDVYFSSVEENENGTYTCTRSYLYHDQIYNMTFTVLLILKPKEKSQKKTEITSPHNNDTIYVDLGSPKVIICKAVMFSQFDEVFWISGKSDVETNNSFPVFYNTTWENNAGEIKMTASLVFKTVSEEDLSKTYTCILQSVFGPSRSVTINLAQKPSPSSLSLTLGIVAVVMVVIVLTVVVYEKLKMDIALFLRGTLCCYHSSSDGKSYDAFLMCYKSNTDAGLNEDERKCLESVLEERFGYNLCLYDRDILPGKAVVEEVLDCVEQSQAVVLVPTSPDPGPGSGLLSAIHAALVERQTHLVFIQTETTEMSRSGSLPEGLQLLGEAEDCVTWKGISSMSPSSSFWKQLRYYLPAPQHEAKTKLLPQTATQDDNC; encoded by the exons GTGTGTGTCCTCGGAGACCCAGAGAGATACGTGTCAAGGCAGGCGAGATGGTGGCGCTGTACTGCCCTCGTGACAGAGGGTATAATCCTGATGATGCCAAAGTGATGTGGACCAGTTACACCACCCAGGAGATGGATCTGACCAACGTGTCACCAGCTGAGCAGAGGCAGATGGGCGTGCTGGTTCATGGGAGGAGCCTTGTGATTTTCAGTGCTTCTGTCAACCATCGGGGGAATTACTCATGCTCTCTGGG GAATGCCAGCCACCAGTTCTGGTTCAGGCTGATGGTGGGCtcaacacagacagagagtaaaGAGCGGACCCAGTACCCTCAAACATGTAACATAGGAGAGGCCTGCAAGTTGCATTGCCCTGATGTAAACATACCTGCTGTAAGCATCCCGAATATTACCAGCAACGGCATTATATGGCACAAG GAGGGCGAGTCACTGCAAAAAGACGTTTACTTCTCAAGTGTGGAAGAGAATGAGAATGGAACCTACACCTGTACCAGATCTTACTTGTATCATGATCAAATATATAACATGACCTTTACAGTGCTGCTTATACTGAAACCAAAGG AAAAATcacagaaaaagacagagaTCACTTCACCACACAACAATGATACAATTTATGTAGATTTGG GCTCACCAAAGGTGATTATTTGTAAAGCTGTTATGTTTTCACAATTTGACGAGGTGTTCTGGATCAGCGGGAAATCAGATGTGGAAACGAACAACAGCTTTCCAGTTTTCTACAATACCACATG GGAAAATAATGCTGGAGAAATAAAGATGACAGCATCTCTAGTCTTCAAAACAGTGTCAGAGGAGGATCTATCAAAAACTTACACCTGTATACTGCAGTCTGTATTTGGACCCTCAAGATCCGTCACCATCAACTTGGCCCAAAAAC CttccccttcctccctctccctgaCTCTCGGCATTGTAGCCGTGGTGATGGTGGTAATTGTTCTAACAGTTGTTGTTTATGAGAAGCTGAAAATGGACATCGCTCTTTTCCTGCGAGGCACTCTTTGTTGCTATCACAGCAGCTCAG ATGGAAAGAGCTATGATGCCTTTTTGATGTGTTACAAGAGCAACACAGATGCAGGACTAAATGAAGATGAAAGAAAATGTCTGGAGAGTGTTTTGGAAGAGAGGTTTGGTTACAATCTCTGTCTTTATGATCGTGACATCTTACCAGGGAAAG CTGTAGTGGAGGAAGTGCTGGACTGTGTAGAGCAGAGTCAGGCGGTGGTTTTGGTTCCCACATCTCCAGATCCCGGTCCAGGATCTGGCCTGCTGAGTGCCATCCACGCAGCTCTTGTGGAGCGGCAGACTCACTTGGTTTTCATCCAAACTGAGACAACAGAAATGTCGAGATCTGGTTCATTACCAGAGGGCTTGCAGCTCCTTGGCGAGGCTGAAGACTGTGTCACGTGGAAGGGCATAAGCTCCATGTCGCCATCCTCTTCCTTCTGGAAGCAGCTTCGTTATTACCTACCTGCCCCGCAGCATGAGGCAAAAACAAAGCTGTTACCTCAGACAGCTACCCAGGATGATAACtgttaa